The sequence ATCTTGAAAAGGTTTGCTAGATACCCTTTTTCTTTTAATTCAAAATTTCAATCCCATTGTTTTAGTAGATAGCACAGATTTCACAGTCTACACTGGAAGGAGCTTTCTCCAGTGCTCATCGTCGCCCCCTGCTGAGTAAAGCAGTTTTTGCTCCTATGGACAAAACTATAATGTAATACTGCCCCCTTTGGACATATATATGACTACCATAATACTGTCCCTATGTGCAAaaactactatcatactgcccTCTATGAGCAAGATGGTGGAACTGGGTAGGTAGGATAATTTTCCACCATGACTGGAACTGCCCTTTCATCTAGATCTGAGATAAGTAACCTTTTGGTCTCCGGCGGTTGGCATGGCAGGTTGTAGGTTGTAGTATTAGTACAACAGCTGGAGACCATCATGTTATTCAtctagagcagggctggccaacctgtggctctccagctgttgtaaaactacaactcccacgatgctttgctgtaggctgatacctgtaggcagtctgggcatgctgggagttgtagttttgcaacagctggagagcctcaggttggccatccctgatctagagtAAGCATAAAAGGAGTCATTATAAATTAGTCCAAAACATGGTAACACTGACAGGTAGAGAGACAAGGTCAGGGTCTGATTGGTTAAACACCTCCTCACCATCAAAGGACTCACACCAAGGGACGGCGCCAAGTCACCTCAGCTGCAATGGTTGTAGCCACATACTGGGTGATGGGCTTGTAGCCCAAGACATCAAAAATATGTATATACATTTAATATAAAAACCAAAACTTTTGTTAAAGAGACAAAGTCCAGTAAACAGGTGCTCAGCACCACACAGACATTCAACGTGCCCCTTAAAGGGTATTAATTTGAACAGGATTAGACCCTTCCCTGCAATATATAAAACAAATCACTACTTGGTGGAATGGTTTCTATCCTTCTGCtgtcagaacagtaaacacaattGTCTCCAGTGCACAAGAGGTTAACAGACAAGAAGTCATAACATTGCCACAAACCCCAGTTGGCTGGTTTGCAAagtatgctgggacttgtagttctaacaTCTACAACTGGTGGAGTCCATCTTCCAGTTTATCAGTTCAGTAATAACTTTTTTAAGctacaaataaatatataattttttttatttcagtgcactttttttttcttttgagcaaatatataataaaaaaatttgaactgGGGATTCACACTTTTACTACCATTCAAAGAGACATCAGACGAACATCACCCCATTCACAGCCAGTCAACCGATAAAGTGCTACCGCTGTTTTTGACAATTTACATGGATATTTTTTCTCACTAAACTCCACTTTCAAGTatcaagaagaaagaagaagaagaatctCGTCAAGACGTCAAGTGCAAGTTTATCAAGTGGAACTTAAGAAACTGGTAAAATTAAAGTGCAACTAGAAACGAGAGTTCAGAATCTACAGTTATAACCACTTCAAAGcccaacatattttttaaaaaaatactgaaatatcACAAagaatttttgtgatttttttaaaagttttttttaacttgctccagcaaaaaaataaaaataaagttttactgatttttcttctattttttcccccctaaatggAAGGATTCTGaatttagattatttttttttaaacacaattcaggctttgtttttacagcaaaacaaataaaaaaaaatgcaaaacttCATTGCCCCCAAACCCATGGATACAAGACCAACATTAACACTAAATGGAGATGGCTCTGGCTGGGACACAGGATCATATTGTGTGGTCACAGGGAGGAGACGTAGTACAACAAACCTACAGTCTATAAACATACTAGCAAGTCACATGGGCCGAGGCATGCTTTTGCCCAATTAAATAATCTACGTAAGAGGTTGATTACATAATGTATTGGCTGAGCCCATTTCGGTGAAAGAGCTGAGAACACAATATTCTTTATCTGCCAAACAAGGTATAATTACACCTCTCTTATATAACAGGTTACGGCATAAAATCTACTGGAATAATTACCCATTATTCTCACGCTGCTTGGCAGGTGTCTTTTGTACATGGCAGAGGAAAGACCCGACTACCACATCTACTATGATTGTCTACTGTAGAATTCTATTAGCTGGGACTGTTGCTTTGAATTTTTGTCTTTTTGAAAATGAAATCTCAGCTCATGAATTAAGTTGATTATTACAATAAATTGTATTAACAAAAAAAGGTGAAGATTTTTCACAAAATTTTGggattttttaaaaactttatgaGAGAGTTTGATAGCCGAAAAATATGTAGCGTAtaaaaattttataatttttttttaaattgtgacTATTAGACTCACTTTTTAGCTTTAATAACAATTGCGATAAAAATGGAATTTCTTTATTCCAATTTCTCCACCTATACTTTAGAAAAGTTGGTGGACCATCTACATacacattataatatatatatatatatatatatatatatatattatttatatatttttttcattctgtattctgctgagaATCTGCTATTTTTGGACGTCCCACTTGTCTAGCCTAAAGGGAGTCATCTATAGTCTATATAAGATGACTGTTTATGCCTGCCTGACAAAAAATAGTTCACCTGATAAAAGTCACCAGCTTTTTTTGTACACTTTGTGTAATTTTCTTAATTTTGCCCTACatctttatgtttttttaacCAGGCGCTGGGAGGGGGGATTGGGCGTCAAACAAaaagtatattcagacttacatgccTTCCACTTATAACCTCCACTTGACTAAACTAGCACTTTGTGAGTTAAATTAAAACAGCCATTATCCGTCCCATCAATATACAACCCTAATGTTGATCCAGTAAGATACTTCAATACTTGCTACAAAAATGAGAGGCTCCCTATACATACATATTTATAAGTATATAGATTTTTTGCTTAAATTCCCAGTGTCTTATAATCAGTTCTCCTTAGGAGGCTGCAAGAGGTCTTGTAAAGGCTCCCGAAGGTCCTCAGTGGCCAGTGAGGTAGGACCACCAGCTTGGAAAGGTGATGCCGGGAGCTCTGACAATAGGGCTGAGAAACAGCCTGGCATCTTTTCGGGGGACAAAACAGAGGAGAGGCATGGGAAAGTGCTTCCTGCCTGGGCTGAGATTCCTGGATAGATGAAAGGGATTGGGGCAGCCGCTGGGTACAAGTATTTTTCCAAACCACCTTTGTCTAAAAATGGCATATATGCcgctgctgcagctgctgccgAGGGCGAGATTAAGTAAAAGGGTAAACAGAAAGGTGCTTGTTGACCAAAAGAACCACTTCCAAATCCCATCAAAGTGTTGAGAAGATTGGCATCAGGTCTGAGAATAGGGTCAGAGCCAATGGCTGGCCCTCCCAATCCTGAGCATTCTGCCTTAAACCTTTTAGGTGACGGTTCATCCAGTGGCTCCTGTTTGACATTCACACTGTTGGCTTCTTGGCCCTTGCCACCACTTTGTCCCTCATTTTTAGTCTCCATCTTCTCCCCCTCACCCCCATACCCACTGTCGGTATCAGTGTCATTTTCACTCAATTCCAGGTTTTGTGTCCTTTGAATGACCGGAACACAGTTTGCTTGGTTCTCTACTTTTTGAACCCCTCGAGACGGAGATGGCGAAGGTGCTTTCCCACCAGGAATCTGCTGTAACAGAAGCTGAGAGCTGGGCAGGATCTGGCTGGACACAGTATGGAGATGGTTGATGAGCTGGTTACACCTCTGGTCCCGGGCTGACCAGCTCTCAAACCGGTAGAGGTACTGCAGAACTTCTTTGGCACAAGTCTGAAAACCGGAATGGAAAGCGTCCAGATCTGACTGGATGGGATTTTTCATTGAATGTTCTCCTGTTCATGGCAAACACAGACAAAGAGTAAACTCAACAACCAACATCTGCTTATCAGCATCCTGCATGAAATCTCCAACCCAGAATTTACCTAAGATTAAGAATAAACCCAACTTCCACCTTAGGACTCAGCTCTCAGCTTCCCCAGTAACACCACCTCTTGTACAAACGTCTCGAATCAGTGACTCAGTGTCCAGGTATGGCAATTACAAAAGATTTCCAGACAACGTCACCCACTGTCTTAGCTCTCTCTTTCCAGACCCGCCACTCGAATCAAAGCACCGTCAACTACTTCTTGAGAACTTTTACAGTGGACACAATAACTTTACAGTGAGCCCTCATGATGACAAGGTGACTATTTTTTCCCTATGACAATCCCAGTTATTTTCAGGATTGTTGGGACAACCTTTGAAAATTATCACAATTTGTTAAATACATTTACGTACATGCCTTATAAGacacccccttcccccaccacctATAAAACATGAACACTGCACTGGCCAGACTTTATTGTCTGGGATATCTTAAAGAAGTAGTGCAACTGTAATGCCTCCAAAAAAGGACTAACAAACCAGCGACGACTCAGAGCAAGCGTAACCTGCACTCACCGTTCTGTAATGAGAtgatcttctgatgctgctgctccgtCAGGGACGTTAAACCTTTCAAGTGCTTCAAAGTTAACTCCAGCACCACTGCTTTCTCCAAGTGCCCCAATGTCTGTAATACAAAAacatcagaggaaaaaaaaaaatgtcagtaccAACGCCAGCTTTCCACAGTCAAGCCAGCAGACCAGGAATACCAGGAGCTCACACCACTGATAAGACAACAGACATGTGCAGGGTAAGGATCCCCACCGCTCAACGTGGCACACGCACAATTGACCCCCTCAGCAGATCAATGGACTTTGTAAAATATTCATGGCTATTAATTATATATGACTACAAGACGCCAAGTGGGGATCTTACCGTGAGTTTGAGATGTTCAGGCAGAAGGTCTTTCAGCTGCGCGATACATTCATTTATTCGGTCTCTCCTCTTTTTCTCAATGAGTCGGTGAGGCAGTTTATAGGTCTCCTAAGGAGAAAAAGGTACAAGAGAATAAGGTTCCAGTGTCACACTGTATCCATCGAGACAGACACTTAGGATTCCGTGCAAGTCAGATCTACTGTCTGGGATCACAAcgaccccctcccccttcccctgttataagaaataaaaaaaacttcctaCCTTGCTGTCATCTCTCTTGATTCCCCTCTTGGGCTTGCACAGGTATAAGGAGGGGTAGTCCATTCTACAAAGAAGTGTCAGGTTAGTAAGAGCTGGGGTTAGACTTCACTTCTCAGTCCGCACCAAGAGCTCCAAGTCTAAGAAAATAGCCTTACCCCAGGAAATCTCTGTGCTCCAGTAACTGTCTCTCCTGCAAACTGTGGATAGCTTCATCCATGGTAGCTGCTGGGGCTTCTAATCTGCAGGGTTGGAGTCTTGTGGGGTTCTCTTTAAAGTGGGGGACATCCAGACTTAGACAGTTCCAAGTCAGACGAAGCAGCTCCAGCactagctctctccctctcccctgCTTTCTCTTGCACTGCTTGCTCTGCTTTGCAGAGGGAAAGATGGCTGCAAAAAGTCATAAGAGTGACTCATTGTGGCCACCTGCTGGACAGAGGAGGAATGCAGGAATCACGCTGCTCATTCCCCTGGGGGGCAAGACAAGCAAGTCCTTCTAGTAGAGAGTTGGGTATATGTCTTTAAAAGTCTGACAGCTAACAATGAAACTCACACTGTCATTATCCTACAGGAGGCGCAAACTGGCTTTCCTTGTTTGTGCCTTCTCTGTGCTACTGTGACCAATGATCAATGCTTCACTGTTTGGAAAAAGTTTTTAAAGGCACAGCAACACAATGTTTGTGCTCCAGAAGGCAAGCAACACAAAGTCGGTGCACACTGTGGTAGCTGCTGCGACTTGTAGTTCCAGTCCGGCTGAGGAGTGTCTACCTATCTGTTCCTGAGGATCACACACAGCGCTGTGAATCTAATATATAATAACATACATATCATTAATAATTCAGTATATGTAATTCACAT is a genomic window of Bufo bufo chromosome 1, aBufBuf1.1, whole genome shotgun sequence containing:
- the BHLHE41 gene encoding class E basic helix-loop-helix protein 41, giving the protein MDEAIHSLQERQLLEHRDFLGMDYPSLYLCKPKRGIKRDDSKETYKLPHRLIEKKRRDRINECIAQLKDLLPEHLKLTTLGHLEKAVVLELTLKHLKGLTSLTEQQHQKIISLQNGEHSMKNPIQSDLDAFHSGFQTCAKEVLQYLYRFESWSARDQRCNQLINHLHTVSSQILPSSQLLLQQIPGGKAPSPSPSRGVQKVENQANCVPVIQRTQNLELSENDTDTDSGYGGEGEKMETKNEGQSGGKGQEANSVNVKQEPLDEPSPKRFKAECSGLGGPAIGSDPILRPDANLLNTLMGFGSGSFGQQAPFCLPFYLISPSAAAAAAAYMPFLDKGGLEKYLYPAAAPIPFIYPGISAQAGSTFPCLSSVLSPEKMPGCFSALLSELPASPFQAGGPTSLATEDLREPLQDLLQPPKEN